A single window of Maylandia zebra isolate NMK-2024a linkage group LG2, Mzebra_GT3a, whole genome shotgun sequence DNA harbors:
- the syvn1 gene encoding E3 ubiquitin-protein ligase synoviolin: protein MVRAALVTVTSLALTGAVVAHAYLLKHQFYPTVVYLTKSSPSMAVLYIQAFVLVFLLGKFMRKVFFGQLRAAEMEHLIERSWYAVTETCLAFTVFRDDFSPRFVALFTLLLFLKCFHWLAEDRVDFMERSPNISWVFHMRVLSLMGLLGVMDFLFVNHACHSIITRGASVQLVFGFEYAILLTMVLTTFIKYLLHTIDLQSENPWDNKAVYMLYTDLFTGVVKVFLYIAFMTIMIKVHTFPLFAIRPMYLAMRQFKKAVTDAVMSRRAIRNMNTLYPDATPEDLQASDNVCIICREEMVTGAKKLPCNHIFHSSCLRSWFQRQQTCPTCRMDVLRATNNNQTPAPAQAPPPAPAAPANAPANAPAGQPPNVALGMLPGFPPGIFPFWGPFPAVPPPAGAAVPPAPGATDAPQSSTESTQTASTTQPTTSTADSAATAAGPGSAVPGFPFSFPPPPFPAAPWLPMPPPPPFVSSMPPPPPSLSRLSEEELRELEAEGRRGLEARLQCLQNIHTLLDAAMLNIHHYLSTVATLTPPRAGSTGEASGTNRTASSSTAGSNTESPSTDRDSSLSDQVNGATLSSQSADSTERKEKMDEGVEDGEDGEPNAAELRRRRLRKLETTPSSSSSPPSPPPDN, encoded by the exons ATGGTGCGAGCAGCCTTAGTGACTGTCACCAGTCTGGCGTTGACTGGGGCCGTTGTGGCACATGCTTATTTACTCAAACACCAGTTTTACCCGACTGTAGTTTACCTCACCAAGAGCAGTCCCAGCATGGCG GTGTTGTACATCCAGGCATTTGTGCTTGTGTTTCTGCTGGGAAAGTTTATGAGGAAGGTCTTTTTTGGTCAGTTGAGAGCTGCAGAAATGGAG CATCTCATCGAACGCTCGTGGTACGCTGTGACCGAGACGTGCCTGGCTTTCACTGTGTTCAGGGATGATTTCTCTCCTCGCTTCGTCGCCCTCTTTACCCTCCTCCTGTTCCTTAAGTGCTTTCACTGGCTGGCTGAGGATCGAGTGGACTTT ATGGAGCGGAGTCCCAACATATCATGGGTTTTTCACATGAGGGTTTTAT CTCTCATGGGACTGCTGGGCGTCATGGACTTCCTGTTCGTCAACCATGCCTGTCACAGCATCATTACCCGAGGCGCTTCGGTCCAGCTTGTGTTTGGATTTGAG TATGCCATCCTGCTGACCATGGTCCTGACAACCTTTATCAAGTATCTTCTGCATACTATTGACCTGCAGAGTGAGAACCCCTGGGATAACAAGGCTGTCTATATGCTTTACACTGACCTCTTCACAG GTGTGGTCAAAGTGTTCCTGTACATTGCTTTCATGACCATCATGATAAAGGTGCACACCTTCCCTCTGTTTGCCATTCGGCCCATGTATTTGGCTATGAG GCAGTTCAAAAAAGCTGTAACAGATGCTGTGATGTCCCGGAGAGCCATCCGCAACATGAATACGCT ATACCCCGACGCTACTCCTGAAGATCTGCAGGCCTCAGACAACGTCTGCATCATCTGTCGAGAAGAAATGGTGACTGGAGCCAAGAAATTGCCTTGTAATCACATTTTTCACTCCAG CTGCCTGCGCTCTTGGTTCCAGAGACAGCAGACCTGTCCCACCTGCCGCATGGACGTACTCCGTGCTACGAATAACAACCAGACTCCGGCTCCAGCCCAAGCTCCGCCTCCAGCCCCGGCAGCCCCTGCCAACGCCCCTGCAAACGCCCCCGCAGGCCAACCACCAAATG TGGCTCTAGGCATGTTACCAGGGTTTCCTCCCGGCATCTTCCCCTTCTGGGGTCCCTTCCCTGCAGTGCCTCCTCCTGCTGGAGCAGCTGTACCTCCAGCTCCAGGTGCTACTGATGCTCCACAAAGCAGCACAGAGTCCACTCAGACAGCTA gcaCCACCCAGCCCACAACATCTACTGCAGATTCTGCTGCTACGGCAGCAGGTCCAGGATCAGCAGTGCCAGGCTTCCCATTCTCTttcccccctcctcccttccCTGCTGCACCATGGCTCCCCAtgccaccacctcctcccttTG TGTCCTCGAtgcctcctccccctccctccttGTCTCGGCTGTCAGAAGAGGAGCTGAGGGAGCTGGAGGCAGAGGGTCGGCGGGGCCTTGAGGCCCGACTCCAGTGTCTTCAAAACATCCACACCTTGCTAGACGCTGCCATGCTCAACATCCACCACTACCTCAGCACCGTCGCAACACTCAC TCCTCCTCGGGCTGGCAGCACTGGAGAAGCCAGCGGGACGAATCGCACTGCCTCATCTTCCACAGCTGGCAGTAACACAGAGAGTCCCAGCACGGACAGGGACTCGTCCCTCT CCGATCAGGTGAACGGGGCAACGCTTTCCTCTCAGTCCGCTGACTCcactgaaagaaaagagaagatggACGAAGGAGTGGAGGACGGAGAGGATGGAGAGCCAAATGCTGCTGAGCTGAGACGCCGCCGCCTTCGTAAGCTAGAGACAACACCATCGTCGTCGTCAtcgcctccctctcctcctccagaCAACTGA